In Flavobacterium gelatinilyticum, a genomic segment contains:
- a CDS encoding UDP-glucuronic acid decarboxylase family protein, with the protein MKRILITGAAGFLGSHLCDRFIKEGYFVIGMDNLITGDLKNIEHLFKLENFEFYHHDITKFVHIPGDLDYILHFASPASPIDYLKIPIQTLKVGSLGTHNLLGLARVKKARILIASTSEVYGDPLVHPQTEEYYGNVNTIGPRGVYDEAKRFQESITMAYHTFHGVETRIVRIFNTYGPRMRLNDGRVIPAFIGQALRGEDLTIFGDGMQTRSFCYVDDQVEGIYRLLHSDYVYPVNIGNPDEITIKDFAEEIIKLTGTNQKVVYHPLPINDPLQRQPDTTKAKELLGWEAKVSRAEGMKITYEYFKSLSPEELAKEEHKDFSSYIK; encoded by the coding sequence ATGAAAAGAATACTTATTACCGGAGCGGCAGGATTTTTAGGATCGCATTTATGTGACAGATTTATAAAAGAAGGATACTTTGTTATTGGGATGGATAATCTGATTACAGGAGATCTTAAAAATATAGAGCATTTATTCAAACTGGAAAACTTTGAGTTTTATCATCATGATATTACTAAGTTCGTTCATATTCCTGGCGATCTTGATTATATATTACACTTTGCTTCGCCGGCAAGCCCAATAGACTATTTAAAAATCCCAATTCAGACTCTTAAAGTGGGATCGTTGGGAACGCATAACTTATTAGGTTTGGCACGAGTTAAAAAAGCCAGAATTTTGATTGCATCGACATCTGAAGTTTATGGAGATCCTTTGGTACATCCACAGACAGAAGAATACTATGGAAATGTAAATACAATTGGACCGCGTGGGGTTTATGATGAAGCAAAACGTTTCCAGGAATCCATCACAATGGCGTACCATACTTTTCACGGTGTAGAAACCAGAATCGTGCGTATTTTTAATACATACGGACCAAGAATGCGCTTAAACGACGGACGTGTAATTCCGGCATTTATAGGACAGGCACTTCGAGGCGAAGATTTGACGATTTTTGGTGATGGAATGCAGACACGTTCTTTTTGCTATGTAGACGATCAGGTTGAAGGTATTTACAGATTACTGCATTCAGATTACGTTTATCCGGTAAACATTGGAAATCCGGATGAAATCACAATTAAAGATTTTGCAGAAGAAATTATAAAACTGACAGGAACAAACCAGAAAGTAGTGTATCACCCGCTGCCAATAAACGATCCGTTACAGCGTCAGCCAGACACAACAAAAGCAAAAGAATTACTAGGCTGGGAAGCAAAAGTAAGCCGTGCAGAGGGAATGAAAATTACGTATGAATATTTCAAATCATTATCTCCTGAAGAACTTGCCAAAGAGGAACACAAAGACTTTTCTAGTTACATAAAATAA